From Cytophagales bacterium, a single genomic window includes:
- a CDS encoding N-acetyltransferase gives MMNYFAHETTVIDEGCQIGDGTKIWHFSHIMPDCVIGKNCNIGQNVVISPQVVLGNNVKIQNNVSVYTGVTCEDDVFLGPSMVFTNVTNPRSAVNRKEQYEKTHVGKGATIGANTTIICGNDIGTFAFIGAGAVVTKAVPPYALVVGNPARQIGWMSEYGHRLDFDGNGLATCPESDEKYALQGNEVTKLAI, from the coding sequence ATTATGAACTATTTTGCCCACGAAACCACAGTAATTGATGAAGGCTGCCAGATAGGTGACGGCACTAAGATCTGGCATTTTTCGCATATTATGCCAGATTGCGTGATAGGCAAAAACTGTAATATCGGGCAAAATGTAGTTATTTCACCACAAGTTGTCTTGGGTAATAATGTCAAGATACAAAATAATGTGTCGGTTTATACCGGGGTGACCTGTGAAGATGATGTGTTTTTAGGTCCATCCATGGTTTTTACGAATGTAACCAACCCGAGAAGCGCTGTAAACAGGAAAGAGCAGTACGAAAAAACGCATGTAGGCAAGGGAGCTACTATCGGAGCCAATACAACCATTATTTGCGGCAATGATATTGGGACTTTTGCGTTTATCGGTGCAGGAGCAGTTGTTACAAAGGCTGTACCTCCTTATGCCCTGGTAGTAGGAAATCCCGCAAGGCAAATTGGCTGGATGAGTGAATATGGGCACCGGCTGGATTTTGATGGGAATGGGTTGGCAACTTGCCCTGAAAGTGATGAAAAATACGCTTTGCAAGGTAATGAGGTAACAAAGTTGGCAATTTAA
- a CDS encoding SDR family oxidoreductase: MTPKSRSQNNKCTLVTGAAGFLGSHLCDRLIKEGFHVIGIDNLITGSLKNIEHLFPLKEFEFYHHDVSKFVHIPGNLDYILHFASPASPIDYLKMPIQTLKVSSLGTHHLLGLAKAKNATILVASTSEVYGDPLQHPQSEDYWGNVNPIGPRGVYDEAKRFQEAITMAYHRFHKIDTRIARIFNTYGPRMRLDDGRALPAFISQAIRGEDITVFGDGSQTRSFCYVDDLVEGIFRLLMSDYVYPLNIGNPDEITIKEFAEEIIKLVGGKSAKIVYKPLPENDPKQRRPDITKAKAILGWQPKISRSEGLKITLEYFNKVLVENIEKVGS, translated from the coding sequence ATGACACCTAAATCAAGGTCTCAAAATAACAAATGCACGCTGGTAACCGGCGCTGCAGGATTCCTCGGTTCTCATCTTTGTGACAGGCTTATCAAAGAAGGCTTTCATGTGATCGGGATTGATAACCTGATAACGGGCAGCTTAAAAAATATTGAACACCTGTTTCCTTTAAAAGAGTTTGAGTTCTATCATCATGACGTTTCAAAGTTTGTACATATTCCCGGTAACTTAGACTATATTCTTCATTTTGCATCCCCGGCCAGCCCGATAGATTACCTGAAAATGCCCATCCAAACGCTTAAAGTCAGTTCATTGGGGACACATCATCTTTTAGGTCTTGCAAAAGCTAAAAATGCTACGATACTGGTCGCTTCTACATCTGAGGTTTATGGCGATCCGCTTCAGCATCCACAAAGTGAAGACTATTGGGGAAATGTCAACCCGATCGGTCCAAGAGGTGTGTATGATGAGGCAAAGCGATTCCAGGAAGCTATTACCATGGCATATCATAGATTTCATAAGATTGATACACGTATAGCCCGTATTTTTAATACCTACGGGCCAAGAATGAGGCTTGATGACGGACGTGCCCTGCCGGCATTCATAAGCCAGGCAATCAGGGGTGAAGATATTACCGTTTTTGGTGACGGCTCACAAACCCGCTCATTTTGTTACGTAGATGACCTGGTAGAAGGGATATTCAGATTACTGATGAGTGATTACGTATATCCTCTTAACATTGGCAACCCTGATGAAATAACGATCAAAGAATTTGCTGAAGAGATCATTAAATTGGTAGGTGGCAAGTCGGCAAAGATAGTTTATAAGCCATTACCTGAAAATGACCCAAAACAGCGAAGGCCTGATATAACCAAAGCCAAAGCCATACTGGGGTGGCAACCAAAGATTTCAAGGAGTGAAGGTTTAAAAATAACATTAGAATATTTTAACAAAGTATTGGTTGAAAACATTGAAAAAGTTGGCAGTTAA
- a CDS encoding acyl-CoA dehydrogenase, with translation MDFKFTENQNMISRMIRDFGEKYIKPKMMEWDESQEFPVKVFKEMGKLGLTGVLVPEKYGGAGFGYLEYVTVISEISKIDGSIGLSLAAHNSLCTGHILQFGTEEQKNKWLPKLTTAEWIGAWGLTEPNTGSDAAAMRTTAIPDGDHWVINGTKNFITNGKSGDVAVVIVRTGKPRESHNSTAFVVEKGTPGFSSGRKENKLGMRASETTELIFENCRVEADNMLGKVGEGFGQAMKVLDGGRISIAALALGIAEGAYEAALAYSKEREQFDKKISEFQAIAFKLADMVTEIEAAKLLIYRAADLKNRGFSVNKEGSMAKYYASEVSVRVSNEAVQIFGGYGYTKDYPAEKYYRDSKLCTIGEGTSEIQKMVIGKEILK, from the coding sequence ATGGATTTTAAATTCACAGAAAACCAAAACATGATCTCCCGGATGATCCGTGATTTTGGAGAAAAGTACATCAAACCCAAAATGATGGAATGGGATGAAAGCCAGGAATTTCCTGTCAAGGTATTTAAAGAAATGGGCAAGCTGGGGTTGACGGGCGTATTGGTGCCCGAAAAATATGGCGGAGCCGGATTCGGATACCTGGAATACGTAACTGTTATCTCTGAAATATCTAAGATAGACGGGTCTATCGGGCTTTCGTTAGCAGCACATAACTCTTTGTGTACCGGCCATATTCTCCAGTTTGGAACTGAAGAGCAAAAAAACAAATGGCTGCCTAAACTAACAACCGCTGAATGGATAGGCGCCTGGGGATTGACAGAACCCAATACAGGTTCTGATGCCGCAGCTATGAGAACAACAGCAATTCCTGACGGTGATCACTGGGTGATCAATGGAACTAAAAACTTTATCACCAATGGCAAGTCCGGTGATGTGGCAGTGGTTATCGTTCGTACAGGAAAGCCGCGTGAGAGTCATAACAGCACAGCTTTTGTTGTTGAAAAAGGCACACCCGGATTTTCTTCCGGCAGGAAAGAGAACAAGCTTGGCATGCGCGCTTCTGAAACCACTGAGCTGATCTTTGAAAATTGCCGTGTGGAAGCAGATAATATGCTGGGCAAAGTAGGGGAAGGCTTTGGCCAGGCTATGAAAGTATTGGACGGTGGACGGATATCTATTGCTGCGCTTGCACTGGGAATTGCCGAAGGTGCTTATGAAGCGGCACTCGCCTATTCCAAAGAAAGAGAACAATTTGACAAAAAAATATCAGAATTTCAGGCTATTGCGTTTAAACTTGCGGATATGGTTACCGAAATAGAAGCAGCAAAATTATTGATCTATAGAGCAGCCGATCTGAAAAACAGGGGCTTTTCTGTTAATAAAGAAGGATCAATGGCTAAATATTACGCTTCAGAAGTTTCGGTGAGGGTCTCCAACGAAGCTGTACAAATATTTGGAGGCTACGGCTATACCAAAGATTATCCTGCCGAAAAATATTACAGGGATTCAAAACTGTGTACAATTGGTGAGGGTACTTCTGAGATTCAAAAAATGGTGATAGGGAAAGAGATATTGAAATGA
- a CDS encoding nucleotide sugar dehydrogenase: MYKKLINKESYLAVIGLGYVGLPIALEFAKKVKVIGFDINAKKVGMMKDHVDPSGELEPKAFENCDIIFTHNTEDLKKAAFYIVAVPTPIDVYTIPDLNPLLSATRTVGKVLKKGNYVVYESTVYPGCTEEECIPILEQGSGLKFKKDFKVGYSPERINPGDKEHTLPNIIKVVSGCDKESLENIAKIYEIVVSAGIHRTSSIKVAEAAKVIENTQRDLNIALMNELSRIFDRLNINTYEVLEAAGTKWNFLKFVPGLVGGHCIGVDPYYLTYKAKELGHNPKVILSGRQINDGMGAFIAKKTVQLMIEYGKDIYRSKVLIMGVTFKENVSDIRNSKVADIVNELISFSVEIDIVDPLASSDELKEVYGLTLAKKIGKNYEAIIIAVNHKEYADLNESYFQSITNNNAVIVDVKGIYRNKIKNLTYWSL; the protein is encoded by the coding sequence GTGTACAAAAAATTAATCAATAAAGAATCTTACCTCGCAGTAATAGGCCTTGGCTACGTGGGCTTGCCCATTGCGCTGGAATTTGCCAAAAAGGTAAAAGTGATCGGCTTTGATATCAACGCTAAAAAAGTGGGCATGATGAAAGATCATGTTGACCCAAGCGGTGAACTTGAACCAAAAGCGTTTGAAAATTGCGATATAATTTTTACTCACAACACTGAAGACCTCAAAAAAGCCGCCTTTTACATAGTTGCCGTACCAACACCGATTGATGTTTATACCATACCTGATCTTAATCCTTTGCTTTCAGCCACCCGTACAGTTGGTAAGGTATTAAAAAAGGGAAACTATGTTGTATATGAATCCACGGTTTATCCCGGATGTACCGAAGAGGAGTGCATACCAATTCTTGAACAGGGATCAGGGTTGAAATTTAAAAAGGATTTTAAGGTCGGCTATTCACCTGAAAGGATCAACCCGGGTGATAAGGAGCACACATTACCGAATATAATAAAAGTTGTTTCAGGATGTGATAAGGAATCGCTGGAAAATATTGCTAAGATATATGAAATAGTTGTAAGCGCTGGTATTCATCGTACCTCTTCTATCAAAGTAGCCGAAGCTGCCAAGGTTATTGAGAATACGCAAAGAGATCTCAATATCGCTCTTATGAACGAATTGTCAAGGATCTTTGACAGACTCAATATTAATACTTACGAGGTATTGGAGGCAGCCGGAACGAAATGGAATTTTTTAAAATTTGTCCCGGGTTTGGTGGGGGGGCATTGTATTGGCGTTGATCCTTATTATCTTACATACAAAGCAAAGGAATTAGGGCATAATCCTAAAGTAATTTTAAGCGGTAGGCAGATAAATGACGGGATGGGGGCTTTCATTGCTAAAAAAACTGTACAATTAATGATAGAATACGGCAAAGATATTTATAGATCCAAAGTATTGATCATGGGGGTTACTTTTAAAGAAAATGTGAGCGATATCAGAAATTCAAAAGTCGCTGACATTGTAAATGAACTAATATCTTTTAGCGTTGAAATTGACATTGTTGATCCTCTTGCATCTTCAGATGAACTAAAGGAGGTATATGGTTTGACATTAGCTAAGAAAATTGGAAAAAATTATGAAGCCATCATCATTGCTGTTAATCATAAAGAATATGCTGACCTGAATGAATCCTATTTTCAGTCTATTACCAATAATAATGCTGTGATTGTTGATGTTAAAGGTATTTATAGAAATAAAATTAAGAATTTGACTTACTGGAGCCTTTAG
- a CDS encoding DUF4139 domain-containing protein, with product MKNSSLFIIALFSTIYSANADTEKTLASNIKHVTVFLNKAQITRAAKTTVDAGLTNLVFDNLSAYIDKQSIQASGKGGIVIMSVQHKVNYLDQQKKTPKLIKLEDSLRYYQRELEQYANVVDVLTKEEIMILKNQAIGGQDNGVSIAELQRAADFFRTRLTDIRNRRLKNDRKMQKINKRVVKINSQLNELNKRRNQPTGEILVSVSAKAKTTATLELNYLVQNAGWVPIYDLRAKDTRSPIQLSYKANVWQNTGVDWNKVKFTLSTANPAQGGTKPSLAAWYVDFYTPVVISYQKKGKMKPQSRSFPAPAASSRADYAVTLEEMEKAESIADFTQVTESSVATEFKIALPYSVSSDGKPKLIDIQKYELSAGYKHFAIPKMDKDAFLVAEVTGWEEYNLLSGKANIYFEGTYVAESILDVQNIRDTLDISLGRDKKVIIKREKIKDLTKRRVIGTNIKETFAYELSVRNIKRDLIEITIEDQAPVSKQSQIEVELIESSGAVYNKNTGKLTWKLALKPAETKKVLFKFSVKYPKGKTVSQL from the coding sequence ATGAAAAATAGCTCTTTATTCATTATTGCGTTATTCTCAACTATATATTCAGCAAATGCTGACACAGAGAAAACACTCGCTTCAAATATTAAGCATGTAACGGTATTTCTTAACAAAGCACAAATAACCAGGGCCGCTAAGACTACTGTTGATGCAGGTTTAACCAACCTGGTTTTTGACAATCTATCCGCATATATAGATAAGCAAAGCATCCAGGCTTCGGGTAAAGGGGGCATCGTTATCATGTCTGTGCAGCATAAGGTCAATTATCTGGATCAGCAGAAAAAAACACCGAAGCTTATTAAATTAGAAGATTCTCTAAGATACTATCAGAGGGAGTTGGAACAGTATGCCAATGTAGTGGATGTTTTGACCAAAGAAGAAATTATGATCCTTAAAAACCAGGCTATTGGCGGACAGGATAATGGGGTTTCAATAGCTGAATTGCAGCGAGCCGCAGATTTCTTCAGAACCAGGTTGACCGACATTAGAAACAGGCGTTTGAAAAATGATAGAAAAATGCAAAAAATAAACAAAAGGGTAGTAAAAATTAATAGCCAGCTCAATGAGCTCAATAAAAGAAGAAACCAGCCTACGGGTGAAATCTTGGTGAGCGTTTCTGCAAAAGCAAAAACCACAGCTACGTTGGAATTAAATTATTTAGTTCAAAATGCAGGCTGGGTCCCGATATATGACTTAAGAGCTAAAGACACCAGGAGCCCCATCCAGTTAAGCTATAAAGCCAATGTATGGCAGAACACAGGCGTAGATTGGAACAAAGTAAAATTTACTCTTTCTACCGCAAATCCTGCCCAGGGTGGTACCAAACCTTCATTAGCTGCCTGGTATGTGGATTTTTATACGCCTGTTGTAATATCGTATCAGAAAAAAGGTAAGATGAAGCCACAGAGCAGGTCTTTTCCTGCACCTGCAGCAAGCAGTAGAGCAGATTATGCAGTAACACTCGAGGAAATGGAAAAAGCTGAATCCATAGCAGATTTTACACAAGTAACCGAGTCGTCTGTAGCCACTGAATTCAAGATCGCCCTGCCTTACTCGGTTTCATCCGATGGCAAGCCAAAACTAATAGATATACAAAAATACGAGCTTTCTGCCGGCTACAAACATTTTGCAATTCCCAAAATGGATAAAGATGCTTTTCTGGTAGCGGAAGTAACCGGCTGGGAAGAGTACAATTTACTTTCCGGTAAGGCAAACATCTATTTTGAGGGAACTTATGTAGCAGAATCAATACTGGATGTGCAAAACATAAGAGATACGCTGGATATTTCCTTAGGCAGAGATAAAAAGGTGATCATCAAGCGTGAAAAGATAAAAGACCTTACTAAGAGAAGAGTGATAGGCACCAATATAAAAGAAACTTTTGCCTATGAGCTTTCTGTAAGAAATATCAAAAGAGACCTTATTGAAATAACCATTGAAGACCAGGCGCCTGTTTCCAAACAGAGCCAGATAGAGGTAGAGCTCATTGAATCTTCCGGCGCTGTTTACAATAAAAACACCGGGAAACTCACCTGGAAATTAGCCCTCAAACCTGCTGAAACGAAGAAAGTGCTCTTTAAGTTTTCAGTGAAATATCCGAAGGGGAAAACGGTTTCGCAGTTATAA
- the galE gene encoding UDP-glucose 4-epimerase GalE produces MSNKKKILVTGGAGFIGSHTVVELFNAGYQPIIIDNFVNSSPYVLEALEKILGEQVKCHKIDCCDDGALAKVFSSEENFFGVIHFAAYKAVGESVEEPLKYYKNNIGSTVALLQAMLKYNINNLVYSSSCTVYGQPEKNPVNEESPVIPAESPYGKTKQICEEIIRDAINAVNQISNPTFKAISLRYFNPIGAHQSALLGELPLDVPNNLVPYITQTAAGTRKELTVFGNDYDTPDGSCIRDYIHVVDLAIAHVKAIEFHNNTGYEVFNIGTGNGNSVLEVVETFEKVTGLNLKYKIGKRRQGDITKIYAEVNKAKKVLGWETKLTLEDALRDAWNWQLQLKNIKI; encoded by the coding sequence TTGTCAAATAAAAAAAAAATACTCGTAACAGGAGGAGCGGGCTTTATAGGTTCTCATACAGTAGTGGAATTATTTAATGCCGGTTATCAACCCATTATTATAGACAATTTTGTTAATTCCAGTCCTTATGTTCTGGAAGCGCTGGAAAAGATACTTGGCGAGCAGGTAAAGTGTCACAAAATTGATTGTTGTGATGATGGTGCATTGGCTAAAGTTTTTTCTTCTGAAGAAAATTTTTTCGGGGTTATTCATTTTGCTGCCTATAAAGCTGTAGGAGAATCTGTAGAAGAGCCGTTAAAATATTACAAAAATAATATTGGCTCAACCGTGGCTTTACTGCAGGCAATGCTAAAGTACAATATTAATAACCTGGTTTATTCTTCATCCTGCACGGTTTATGGCCAACCGGAAAAAAACCCTGTCAATGAGGAGTCACCTGTTATCCCGGCAGAGTCACCTTATGGAAAGACCAAACAGATATGTGAAGAAATTATACGAGACGCGATTAATGCTGTAAATCAGATTAGCAATCCAACCTTCAAAGCAATTTCATTAAGGTATTTTAACCCTATCGGAGCACATCAATCGGCTCTTTTGGGTGAGCTGCCCCTTGATGTTCCAAATAATCTTGTGCCTTACATCACCCAAACCGCTGCAGGGACCAGAAAAGAATTAACAGTGTTTGGGAATGATTATGACACCCCGGACGGTAGTTGTATCAGGGATTATATCCATGTGGTTGACCTGGCAATTGCTCATGTAAAAGCAATAGAATTTCATAATAATACAGGGTACGAAGTTTTTAATATCGGTACAGGAAATGGCAATAGTGTGCTGGAAGTTGTTGAAACCTTTGAAAAAGTTACAGGCTTAAATCTAAAGTATAAGATAGGAAAAAGGAGGCAAGGTGATATTACTAAAATTTATGCTGAAGTTAATAAAGCCAAAAAAGTTTTGGGCTGGGAAACTAAATTAACGCTTGAAGATGCTTTGAGAGATGCGTGGAATTGGCAGTTACAATTAAAGAATATAAAAATTTAA
- the rfbB gene encoding dTDP-glucose 4,6-dehydratase produces MEKNILITGGAGFIGSHVVKLFVNKYPHYKIFNLDKLTYAGNLANLKDIEEVPNYTFIKGDIAEPSFIDGLFGKYKFNSIIHLAAESHVDRSIVSPMDFIQTNIIGTVNLLNAARQIWEKYSTISQNLESKTRNPKPETRNLFYHISTDEVYGSLDDSGFFIESTPYDPRSPYSASKASSDHFVRAYHNTYKLPFVISNCSNNYGPNQFPEKLIPLCINNIKNNKPLPIYGRGENIRDWLYVEDHARAIDLIFHKGNVGDTYNVGGVNEWKNIDLIRLLCRIMDKKTGRPAGSCGSLITFVKDRQGHDLRYAIDASKIMNELGWKPSLKFEAGLEKTVDWYLANQQWLESVTSGAYQKYYQEQYG; encoded by the coding sequence TTGGAAAAAAATATTCTAATTACCGGAGGTGCAGGTTTCATCGGCTCGCACGTAGTAAAACTGTTTGTCAATAAATATCCTCACTACAAGATATTTAACCTGGACAAGCTTACATACGCTGGTAATCTTGCCAACCTTAAAGATATTGAAGAAGTACCCAATTACACATTCATTAAAGGCGATATAGCTGAACCTTCTTTTATTGATGGCCTGTTTGGTAAATATAAGTTTAATTCAATTATTCATTTAGCGGCCGAGTCCCATGTTGACAGATCTATCGTCAGCCCGATGGATTTTATTCAAACAAACATCATCGGGACAGTGAATCTGTTAAATGCAGCAAGGCAAATATGGGAGAAATACTCCACTATTAGCCAAAACCTTGAATCAAAAACCCGGAACCCGAAACCCGAAACCCGAAACTTGTTCTATCATATTTCCACAGATGAAGTCTACGGATCATTAGATGATAGCGGATTTTTCATTGAATCTACTCCTTACGATCCCCGTTCACCCTACTCTGCTTCAAAAGCCAGCTCTGACCATTTTGTAAGGGCTTATCATAATACCTATAAATTGCCGTTCGTGATCTCCAATTGCTCTAATAATTACGGACCTAACCAGTTTCCTGAAAAGCTAATTCCACTATGCATCAATAACATTAAGAATAATAAACCGCTTCCAATTTATGGTAGGGGTGAAAATATACGTGACTGGCTATATGTTGAAGACCATGCAAGGGCGATTGATTTGATTTTCCATAAAGGCAATGTTGGAGATACCTATAATGTAGGTGGTGTAAATGAGTGGAAAAATATTGACCTGATCAGGCTTCTTTGCAGGATAATGGATAAAAAGACCGGACGGCCTGCAGGAAGTTGTGGCAGTCTGATCACTTTTGTAAAAGACCGTCAGGGGCATGACCTTCGCTACGCTATTGATGCTTCTAAAATCATGAATGAATTGGGGTGGAAACCATCTCTGAAATTTGAAGCAGGCCTTGAAAAAACGGTTGACTGGTATTTAGCAAATCAGCAGTGGCTGGAGAGTGTTACTTCAGGCGCTTATCAGAAGTATTACCAGGAGCAATATGGGTAG
- a CDS encoding UDP-glucose/GDP-mannose dehydrogenase family protein, which yields MNIAVIGTGYVGLVTGTCLAETGNSVICVDIDVEKVRKMKQGIVPIYEPHLDIIFKRNLNQGRLSFTTSLEKAVAEASIIFLALPTPADEDGSADLSYVLGVAEGLGKLINDYKVIVDKSTVPVGTAEKVRKAVSKNAKNDFDVVSNPEFLREGYAVDDFMKPDRVVIGTNSERAKKIIEELYKPFVRQGNPIIFMDEKSAELTKYAANAFLATKISFMNEIANLCEKMGADVDMVRSGIGADNRIGKRFLFAGIGYGGSCFPKDVRALAKSASEYQYDPKILKAVMSVNETQSLVIVTKIKEYYQGHLKGKKIAIWGLAFKPDTDDIREAPALIVIRELLKDGVKITAFDPEAMDNVRKKGIKITFANDQYGALENADALIIATEWSIFRTPDFDKIVKLMKQKVIFDGRNLYDTDQMKKLGFYYNSIGREVVKRK from the coding sequence ATGAATATAGCAGTAATTGGAACCGGTTACGTAGGCCTGGTTACAGGAACCTGTCTGGCAGAAACAGGTAATAGTGTAATATGTGTTGATATTGATGTGGAAAAGGTCCGGAAAATGAAACAGGGCATCGTCCCGATTTATGAACCTCACCTGGATATTATTTTCAAAAGAAATCTAAATCAAGGAAGATTAAGCTTTACAACCAGCCTTGAAAAAGCTGTAGCAGAAGCCAGCATCATATTTTTAGCATTACCCACACCTGCTGATGAGGATGGTTCGGCAGACCTCTCTTATGTTCTTGGTGTTGCTGAAGGGTTAGGGAAGCTTATTAATGATTATAAGGTGATCGTGGATAAGAGTACCGTACCAGTTGGAACGGCTGAAAAAGTAAGAAAAGCCGTATCAAAAAATGCTAAAAACGATTTCGATGTGGTTTCAAATCCAGAATTTTTGAGAGAGGGATATGCCGTTGATGATTTTATGAAGCCTGACAGAGTAGTCATCGGTACGAATTCAGAAAGGGCAAAAAAGATCATTGAAGAGCTTTATAAACCATTCGTTCGCCAGGGTAACCCCATCATTTTTATGGACGAAAAGTCTGCAGAGCTTACGAAATATGCTGCAAATGCTTTTCTGGCCACTAAAATCTCTTTCATGAATGAGATTGCCAATTTGTGTGAAAAAATGGGCGCTGATGTTGATATGGTTAGAAGTGGAATTGGAGCGGACAATCGTATAGGAAAGCGTTTCCTGTTTGCTGGAATTGGTTATGGCGGGAGTTGTTTTCCAAAAGACGTCCGGGCGCTTGCTAAATCTGCCAGTGAATACCAGTATGATCCCAAAATCCTTAAAGCAGTAATGTCGGTCAATGAAACGCAATCCCTTGTAATTGTGACAAAGATAAAAGAATATTACCAGGGTCATCTGAAGGGAAAGAAAATAGCGATCTGGGGGCTGGCATTTAAGCCGGATACCGATGATATCCGGGAGGCTCCTGCTTTAATTGTCATTCGTGAATTATTAAAAGATGGCGTAAAAATAACAGCTTTTGATCCTGAAGCAATGGATAATGTAAGGAAAAAAGGGATTAAAATTACGTTTGCCAATGATCAATATGGTGCTCTTGAAAATGCTGACGCATTGATCATAGCTACGGAATGGTCAATATTCAGAACACCCGATTTTGATAAAATTGTAAAGCTCATGAAACAAAAAGTGATCTTCGATGGCAGGAATTTATACGATACTGATCAAATGAAAAAATTGGGGTTTTACTACAATAGTATTGGTAGGGAAGTTGTAAAAAGGAAATAA